ACATAATTCGATGGCAGCATAAAGATCAAATCCGTCAACTGAGCGAGCAGAACCTGTTGCTTTTCCGTTAGATTCTGTCATGATTATAGTGGGGCGGTAATGCTGTTCAATGCATCTGGAGGCAACAATTCCTATTACTCCTTTATGCCAATTTTTATTAAAAAGCACTGTGCTTTTTGCCGTTAATAATTCACTGCTTTCTTCTATATAACTCAATGCCTCAGAGGTTATGCTTTGATCAAAGTCTTTTCGAGTGTTATTCTTCTTCGATATATCCACAGCAATAATTAAGGCTTGATCTTCGTGAATAGAAGTCAGCAATTGAACTGCTAAATGAGCGTGATCTATTCTACCAGCAGCATTTATTCTCGGACCTAACTGGAAAACTAAATTAGAAATGGTGATTTTTTCTTTTAATCCGGATGCTGCCAGTAGTGCCTTTATACCTGGTCTTGGATTGAAATTTATTTTCTCTAGACCATAATAAGCCAATATTCTGTTTTCACCAGTGACCTCAACAATGTCTGCTGCAATACTGATAGCTACTAAATCAAGTAATTCGAAAGCAAGATGCTCTGGAATTCCTTTTTGAATACAGTAGGCTTGAATGAGTTTAAAGCCAACACCGCAACCTGATAGTTCCTTATATGGATATTTGCAATCTTGCCTTTTTGGATCTAGAATTGCTATGGCCTCTGGTAAGGCTTCGCCAGGATTGTGGTGATCACAAATGATAAAATCTATAGCTTTTGAATTGGCATACCTAACCTGATCCATGGCTTTAATCCCACAGTCCAAAGCAATAATAAGTTTGCAATTTTTTTCATGTGCGTAGTCAATACCTTTGGTAGAAATGCCATAACCCTCTAAATATCTATCTGGTATATAATAGTACAAGTTTTCGCAATAATTTTTAAGAAAACTGAACATCATAGCAACGGATGTTGAGCCGTCTACGTCATAGTCTCCAAAAACAAGAATAGGCTCTTGTTCGTCAATGGCTTTTACTAATCGTTGGGTAGCTACGTCCATATCCTTCATGAGAAATGGGTCGTGGCAATCTTCTATAGAGGGTCTAAAATATTTCTTGGCATCTTCATAATTTGTAATGCCTCTAGACACCAATATTTTAGACAGGATAGGGTTTATATTTATTGATTTACTTAAGTCATCAACTTTTTTGAGTGAAGGTGCGGCTGCTATAATCCATTTTTTCTCTTTGGGCATGATGTAAAATTAAAAAGGCTTCGATACAATTCTAAGCCTCCAGCGGAAATAGTTTTTAAATAAAATTTATTCTCCTACCATTACAAAAGCACCCCAATAGAATGGAGATTCATATTTTTCTTTTATTGTTTTTTGAGCCTCGTTAAAAGCGGTCAGTTTATCTTTTCCACTAATCCAATTTGCATAGAAAGCGGTCATCAGTTCTTGGGTTGCCTCATCATCTACCGACCATAAGCTCATAATTATTGCATTAGCACCAGCCACTTGAAAAGCCCTTCTCAAACCATAAACGCCTTCTCCATTTTTTAATTCGCCAAGTCCTGTTTCGCATGCAGAAAGAACTACAAGTTCAGTATGGTTTAAATCCAAATTCATAGCTTCATAGGCGGTTAATATTCCATCTTGACTCACTTCTTCGTTTAAACCAGTAGCAATGAAAGAATTTGCACCAGCCATTATTAAGCCCGATTTTAAAAGAGGATTTTCGCTGTATTTATCTTCCTCATCAGTATTACTGGTTTCATTATCTTCCAGGAAGAAGCCATGAGTAGCAACATGTAGAACTCGTGGGTTTTTGACACGCTTCAATTGATTTTCGTCAGCCTGATTTTCCAAGTAGGTATTAGGTTCGGAATATTTACTATCTCTATAAATAGATTGAATTTTATTTACTTCATCTTTTGTGCCTGGCAAGGAGGTTACCAATGAATTTCCTCTTATGTATCTTTGCAAACTGCCTCTCAGTCCTCTGTTTAGACTTGCATTTTCTACAATATCGCTGGCGACATTTTCACCGCCTTCTGCAGATTCACGCATGCCTTTATTATAATTTGGAAAACCAAATAGAGCAGGGGCAGATGCCATATTTGAGTCAGGGGTTCTTTCTCTATATGCGATTAAATCTTTAGTATTGGTTAATAACTGAATATTTTGCTCTTCTAAAACATGTTTTTCAGTATTGGTATTATACAATGCGTTTATACTTATTTGATTATAGATACCGTCAGGGGAAAAGTAAACTTTTTCATATTTTTGAGTTTGTTCTGCAATGGGCTTCCAATAAAAATCATAACTATATTTGTCTTTAACCTTATATCGGATGGCATTTCTGTAATTTTTGATGTATCTATTCTCCAGTTCTAATCCATTTTCAAACAGGATTAATTTTGGACTTTTGGAATTTTTATCAATAAGTAAGGCAGCATAATTGACCTTGTCATTAAAGAGTCCACTACTATCAGGTGTGAATTCCCTAAATCTGATCATTTCAATTGCTGCTTCATTATCCTTTAATTTCATCTGGACATCTTTCCAGTTGTAGCTTTTGGCTGCATATGCATCAGAGAAATCACTTGAAGCGCGACTCAGTTCCTTCTCTAGTTCATTTGAGCCCTCAATGAGTGAATCTAACTTTAATTCTTGCTGTTGAACTTCCTCCTCCGACATTGAATACAATTGGGAAATAAGCTCCTTTGTAGCAATCCATTTTTGATATTTTTCTTTTAACTCTTGATTATCGCTATTTAAGATGTTTTTTCTTGCTTTAGCTGTTGCATACATGATTAAGCCCTTAGTAGCTAATTGATAATCATACATATCTCCTAATAATTCGGGATCATTTTTGTGATAGGCAATGGCAAATGAATTAAATTCTTCAAATGTTGACCTAAGCGTATTAGTATAAAAATTGGCTTTTTGTTGCTCGCTTAAAGCTGGAAAATAGGCCTCAATCTGAGCAAAATAGTTATTAAAAGTCTCTTTGAAGTACTCTTTTGCTTTTTTAGGATTGTTTTTATACCAAGATAGTTCAGCTAATTCTTTGCTTGTTTCGGCATATAAAGGGTGTTTTTCGCTAAGGTATTTCGAGCGTAATTTGTGTGCAGATTTGACATGCTGCTCCGCTTTATCAATATTATTAATTCTAAAATTTGCAACACCCCAGTTCAATTCATATTTAGAATATTCTGGATTACTTTTTTCTAATACTTGTTTTGAAGTGACGAAACTTTGATTCATTAATTCATAATATTCGTGGAGGGCTTTATTCTCTTTAAGGGCTAATGCTTTTTCTTTTTGCACTCGGATGTACAATTCACTATCTGTACCCAATATATCTTTTATAATGGTCAGAGCTTTAGAGAAATGTTCAATGGCTTTTTCTTTTTGGTGTGTTACAAGCAGATTTTGTGCATAATTACTTAGTTTACTAGCGTTTTCTAGAGATTTTTCGTCACTAATTATTTCCTCAAATATATTGATAGCTTCGTTATGGAGGCCGATTTTCCAATACAGTACCGCTAAGTTGTTTTTTATATTATCCTCCAATATTTTATCGGCTGAAATTTTAGATAATGCTTCTAACGCCTTGTTATATAGCAATTCGGATTCCGAGTAATTGGAACGAGAATAATAGGGAATAGCTAATGTTACTAAACCATCCACATATTCGATGCTTTCTTTTCCGAAATTGTCTTTTACGAACAGAAGATTTTCTTTTAAAATATCTTCAGATTTTGTGTAGTACCCTAAATCAAAATAAGATAAGCCCAACTCTTTATTTATAATTTGAAAATATCTATCCTTGGCAAAATCATTCTTTAGTAATTTTTCATAGATGTCAATTGCTTTGCGGTGCTCATCCAATAGCCCTTGTAATTGAGCGAGTTTGATTTTGCTTTCTACATAGGCAATGTTATCTGTTCCTAGGTTTTCTTCGTACAATTCCCCCGCTTTCGAAATATTTGATTTTGCTAATTTTATTTGATTGTTTAGTTGTTGGTAGTATGATAAATTGTTGTAGATATCAGCAATTAATACAGGATCTGCGTTCGGAAGTTGTTTTCTTATTTCTAATTCCATTTGCATTATTTCCAATGCTTTATTTAAGCTGTCATATACTAAATATGAATCTCCAAGAAAGTATAGTAATTCAGCGGAGATGGAATCTGAATATTGATTTTTATGCTGGAGAATTTTATTTTCATTGTTTATAATTAATTGGTAATCCTCCTCATTAAAAGCGGTCTCCAACTTACTGTTGAGATCGGAATGATTATTTTGGGCACTTAATGTGGTTAAAAAACAAAATAAAAGAGTTAAAAGTAGAAATGAACGTTTTTTCATGATTTGATGAAAGATTTTGTTGATATAAAGATAACGTAAATAAATAGCAATAAAAAAATAATAATTAGGATTTATACAATATTATTTTTTAATTTGTAAAGATGTAAGGTCCTTTGTAAGGACAATATGATATGTATTTAAATTTATGATATAGCTAGTCAATATGAAGAATTTTTTGTCAATTTTCATCCTATTAGCACTGAGTCAATTTGATGTGTGGGGTCAATGCGGAGTAGGTGAAACTGAAGTGATTATTGAAGTAGATGGAACCGCTGGGCAATATAATGAAGAAATCTATTGGAGGCTTTACCGTCAAAATAGTAATACTATTGTTGCTGAGACCTCTGCAGGATATTTAGGGACAGGGGCATCAGAAAGTGATACTATTTGTCTTCAAGATGGAATAGCCTATCGTTTTGAGGCTTATGATACTTTTGGTGATGGTTGGAATGATGCTGCCTATAGTATTTTATATATTGATGGTTTCGTTTTAAATAATGGAATTCCCGATAATGGAACTGAATCAAGTGGTAGTGATGATTTGGAAGATACATTTTCTTTCGAAGTAGGAAGCAGGCCTGGGGATGATTGTAGTTTGCCTAAAACTATATCTGTTGATGACTCTATTAGAGTAAGTACGGAGCAGTATGCCAATAATTACGAATTAGACCCTTTATTTGATTCTGGTAATGAAGCAATTTTCACTTTTAGACCGCTAATTACCGAAGAGTACGCTATTACTTTTTCTGAAATTGCATCTTTAGACCGTGGTTCACTACAATTATTTGATAATTGCTATGATAATACCCCAACTCGCTTAGCCTTCGATACCACTGGAGTTTCGAATAACTTATTGGAGATTTACGAAACACTCAATGCTGGAAACACTTACTATATCGTCATCTCAAATAATGGTACTGATACAGGGATAGACTTTATTGATGGAGATTTAAATATTTCTTACTCAGGATCTCCCATTAATGTCACTTGTGCTAATGCATATAGCTTAGTTATTGATGGAGATTCCATTTACAGTAGAACACAAAGCAACAGTCCTGCACAAAATCCTGTTGTCAATGTTCTTACCAATTACGGTGAAAGCATTAATTCCTATGGAGATAGTCTTTTTTATGAATTCTCCTTAGCCGTTCAAGAAGATGTTATTGTTGAAGTGGGAGACTATGATCCATATAATCCTCTTTTTGTTGAACTGGAAAGAAGAGGGGATTGCGTAGGAGAAGCAGAATCTACTTTTACAAGGGTAGCACTTGAGGATGTTGAGAAAAAATTTACTTTTTCTAATTTGCAAAGTGGGGATTATCGCTTAAAAGTTTTCCCACCAGCATTTATTGAGGACGAATTTTTTGTCCGTATAAAATCAGGTGCAAGTATAACTGCCGCTTCAAACCAGGAATGTTCCAATGCAATAAATTTGAATGTATTTGGATACGAAGAAAGCACTGGGTCTTCTTCTATAACACCAATTTCTTATTTCAATAGTACTAATTCCGGAATTGGATCACCTTGTGGTCAGGATTCAATTTACAGTGTAGGAACCGGAGATTTATGGGTTAAAGCTCAAGTACCTAACTCTGGAGATCTCGTTATACAGACTTTTGGGGAATTATATGATGTTTTATCTTCTCCTGATCAAGCACTAGAGTCACGGTTCTCTGTGTACACTGGTTCATGCGGGAGCTTTAATGAATTTTACTGTAGTAGTAACTTTGAAGCACATCAACAAGATACTATTAAAGGATTACCAATAGGAGAGGAGGTTTTTATTCGACTGTGGGATCGAAATGGTGATAATTCTGGCTTAATGAATATTCGTTTGATAGAACCTGAGCCTTTACCAGTTCCTGAAACCTCAATACAACACTTTCCCGATTCACTGCATGTTTCTTTTACAAATTTAGCTGGTGATGATGAATTTTTTTATGAAGTATTAATTTCAGAAGATAGTTTTAATACCTTTTTACCTGGGTTTAATCCTGCCAACATAAGTTCTTATACTGGTGACTTTGGTGTTCAGGGGTTACAGCCAGCCACCACTTATTATTTCCAGATTTTCAGTAAAAATGG
This is a stretch of genomic DNA from Marivirga harenae. It encodes these proteins:
- the recJ gene encoding single-stranded-DNA-specific exonuclease RecJ, producing the protein MPKEKKWIIAAAPSLKKVDDLSKSININPILSKILVSRGITNYEDAKKYFRPSIEDCHDPFLMKDMDVATQRLVKAIDEQEPILVFGDYDVDGSTSVAMMFSFLKNYCENLYYYIPDRYLEGYGISTKGIDYAHEKNCKLIIALDCGIKAMDQVRYANSKAIDFIICDHHNPGEALPEAIAILDPKRQDCKYPYKELSGCGVGFKLIQAYCIQKGIPEHLAFELLDLVAISIAADIVEVTGENRILAYYGLEKINFNPRPGIKALLAASGLKEKITISNLVFQLGPRINAAGRIDHAHLAVQLLTSIHEDQALIIAVDISKKNNTRKDFDQSITSEALSYIEESSELLTAKSTVLFNKNWHKGVIGIVASRCIEQHYRPTIIMTESNGKATGSARSVDGFDLYAAIELCQEHLDQFGGHKHAAGLTLSINKIPDFSAAFEKAVQSSITDDQLIPKINIDSYINIDQITEKFYSILSQMDPYGPGNMQPVFATRELELLGSPVILKEKHLKLQVKNKDGRQKITAIGFGMAPYKSLILDSNGFELAYTIQENHFNGTKSLQLYLKDIRIH
- a CDS encoding CHAT domain-containing protein; the protein is MKKRSFLLLTLLFCFLTTLSAQNNHSDLNSKLETAFNEEDYQLIINNENKILQHKNQYSDSISAELLYFLGDSYLVYDSLNKALEIMQMELEIRKQLPNADPVLIADIYNNLSYYQQLNNQIKLAKSNISKAGELYEENLGTDNIAYVESKIKLAQLQGLLDEHRKAIDIYEKLLKNDFAKDRYFQIINKELGLSYFDLGYYTKSEDILKENLLFVKDNFGKESIEYVDGLVTLAIPYYSRSNYSESELLYNKALEALSKISADKILEDNIKNNLAVLYWKIGLHNEAINIFEEIISDEKSLENASKLSNYAQNLLVTHQKEKAIEHFSKALTIIKDILGTDSELYIRVQKEKALALKENKALHEYYELMNQSFVTSKQVLEKSNPEYSKYELNWGVANFRINNIDKAEQHVKSAHKLRSKYLSEKHPLYAETSKELAELSWYKNNPKKAKEYFKETFNNYFAQIEAYFPALSEQQKANFYTNTLRSTFEEFNSFAIAYHKNDPELLGDMYDYQLATKGLIMYATAKARKNILNSDNQELKEKYQKWIATKELISQLYSMSEEEVQQQELKLDSLIEGSNELEKELSRASSDFSDAYAAKSYNWKDVQMKLKDNEAAIEMIRFREFTPDSSGLFNDKVNYAALLIDKNSKSPKLILFENGLELENRYIKNYRNAIRYKVKDKYSYDFYWKPIAEQTQKYEKVYFSPDGIYNQISINALYNTNTEKHVLEEQNIQLLTNTKDLIAYRERTPDSNMASAPALFGFPNYNKGMRESAEGGENVASDIVENASLNRGLRGSLQRYIRGNSLVTSLPGTKDEVNKIQSIYRDSKYSEPNTYLENQADENQLKRVKNPRVLHVATHGFFLEDNETSNTDEEDKYSENPLLKSGLIMAGANSFIATGLNEEVSQDGILTAYEAMNLDLNHTELVVLSACETGLGELKNGEGVYGLRRAFQVAGANAIIMSLWSVDDEATQELMTAFYANWISGKDKLTAFNEAQKTIKEKYESPFYWGAFVMVGE